A portion of the Segatella copri DSM 18205 genome contains these proteins:
- a CDS encoding peptidase U32 family protein, with amino-acid sequence MQTLELLAPAKNLECGIAAIDHGADAVYIGAPRFGARAAAGNSLEDIRQLCDYAHQFGAKVHVTVNTIIYQDEMLDTLKMIQQLDEIGVDALLLQDMGVLTEVRAQNLWSRELHSSTQCDVRTPEKAYWLTTLGFKRVVLARELSLDEIKAIHQAIPDREIEVFVHGALCVSYSGVCYASEKCFGRSANRGECAQFCRMKFDLLDSNGQEIEHQRYLLSLKDLCQLDHLKDLADAGATSFKIEGRLKDINYVKNVVAAYSSQLDAIVKAEPRKYRRASVGHVQYNFTPNLKKTFNRGFTHYFLNGRQPDIASFDTPKAIGEFVGKVKEIRGNISFNVATVASFKNGDGLCFINDDRELEGFRVNRVEGNRLYPFGMPEHLRPGMALYRNNDRAFEALLARKSAERKIYIVIEMEPVMGNEFRKEPQGVKAVVNIMKTKEADGGLIYQVAEVFKELKLEKAKRPQGENIKAQMSKLGDTIYEAYQVELLKGMETYFVPNSILTAIRRELIDELTKANQKQLDKSLWGGWDRTLFNNGFGFSQPGEHRLTKEEFTWQPEYGKWGYLYNIANYDARDFYQIHGLSPVVPAFELGKNIPSAWDAKTQEEYDENIEKDKANRSMQPKFTNDKGESLLMQCRHCIRYSLGYCVKRGGKKPSWREPLFLQLGDGRRFRLEFACNECQMNLYSEK; translated from the coding sequence ATGCAAACATTAGAATTATTGGCACCTGCCAAGAACTTGGAGTGTGGTATTGCTGCCATTGATCATGGTGCAGATGCCGTATATATTGGTGCACCTCGTTTTGGGGCACGAGCAGCAGCAGGCAATTCGCTGGAAGATATCAGACAGTTGTGTGATTATGCTCATCAGTTTGGAGCAAAGGTTCATGTTACAGTGAATACTATCATCTATCAGGATGAGATGTTGGATACGCTTAAGATGATCCAGCAACTTGATGAGATTGGTGTTGATGCACTTTTGCTGCAGGATATGGGTGTGCTTACAGAGGTGAGGGCGCAGAATTTGTGGAGTAGGGAATTGCATTCCAGTACCCAGTGTGATGTAAGAACTCCAGAAAAGGCGTATTGGCTTACCACGTTAGGCTTCAAACGTGTTGTTCTGGCTCGTGAGCTTTCGCTCGATGAAATCAAGGCGATCCATCAGGCGATTCCTGATAGAGAAATAGAGGTCTTTGTACATGGAGCGCTCTGCGTAAGCTATTCGGGTGTATGTTATGCTTCTGAGAAGTGTTTCGGGCGCTCTGCCAATCGTGGAGAATGTGCACAGTTCTGTCGTATGAAGTTTGATCTGCTCGATTCCAATGGTCAGGAGATAGAACATCAGCGTTATCTGTTGTCGCTCAAGGATCTTTGTCAGCTTGATCATCTCAAGGATCTTGCTGATGCTGGAGCTACTTCGTTCAAGATAGAAGGAAGATTAAAAGATATCAACTACGTCAAGAATGTGGTGGCTGCCTATAGCAGTCAACTCGATGCAATCGTAAAAGCTGAACCGCGTAAGTATCGCCGTGCATCGGTGGGACATGTTCAATATAATTTTACACCTAATCTAAAGAAGACTTTCAATCGTGGCTTTACCCATTATTTCCTGAATGGGCGACAGCCGGATATTGCTTCTTTCGATACGCCGAAAGCTATCGGCGAGTTTGTGGGCAAGGTTAAGGAAATACGTGGCAACATTTCTTTCAACGTAGCCACAGTAGCCAGCTTTAAAAATGGCGATGGACTGTGTTTTATCAATGATGACCGTGAGTTGGAAGGCTTTCGTGTGAACAGAGTAGAGGGCAATCGCCTCTATCCGTTTGGAATGCCTGAACATTTGCGTCCGGGCATGGCTCTTTATCGTAATAACGATCGGGCTTTCGAGGCTTTGCTGGCTCGTAAGTCTGCTGAACGTAAAATCTATATTGTCATAGAAATGGAGCCTGTGATGGGCAATGAGTTCAGGAAAGAGCCACAGGGTGTAAAGGCTGTTGTCAACATCATGAAGACGAAAGAGGCTGATGGTGGCTTGATTTATCAGGTGGCTGAGGTGTTTAAAGAGTTGAAACTCGAAAAGGCGAAACGCCCGCAGGGCGAAAATATAAAGGCTCAGATGAGCAAACTGGGCGATACGATTTACGAAGCTTACCAGGTAGAACTTCTGAAGGGAATGGAGACATACTTTGTTCCGAACAGTATTCTCACTGCTATCCGGCGTGAATTGATAGATGAACTTACCAAGGCAAATCAGAAACAGCTTGATAAGTCGTTGTGGGGTGGATGGGATAGAACCCTGTTCAACAATGGTTTTGGATTCAGTCAGCCTGGTGAGCACCGACTTACGAAAGAGGAATTTACTTGGCAGCCGGAATACGGAAAATGGGGATATCTCTATAATATAGCTAACTATGATGCAAGAGATTTTTATCAGATTCATGGTCTGTCGCCAGTAGTTCCGGCATTTGAGTTGGGTAAGAATATTCCTTCTGCATGGGATGCTAAGACCCAGGAAGAATATGATGAGAATATAGAAAAAGACAAGGCAAACCGAAGTATGCAACCTAAGTTTACCAACGACAAGGGAGAATCGCTCCTGATGCAATGCCGCCATTGTATCCGCTATTCGTTGGGCTACTGTGTGAAGCGTGGAGGCAAGAAACCATCCTGGAGAGAGCCTCTCTTCCTGCAGTTGGGTGACGGTCGCCGTTTCCGTCTGGAGTTTGCGTGCAATGAATGTCAGATGAACTTATATAGTGAAAAATAA
- a CDS encoding HD domain-containing protein, whose product MKQQVNLEIMDFVEKQILPKYNAFGESHGLRHVTRVIRNSLKLVPVTGADIDMVYVIAAYHDLGMSGPRAIHHITSSKILQADSRLKRWFNKEQIKIMKEAVEDHRASSSRQPRSIYGKIVAEADRDIDVHEIFLRAIQYGKENNPDEDKELQWERFSQHMDEKYSRNGYIRLWIPNSPNEKALNELRNIIEDKTELKKYFEKIFEENS is encoded by the coding sequence ATGAAACAACAGGTAAATCTCGAAATCATGGACTTTGTGGAGAAACAGATTCTCCCCAAATATAATGCCTTTGGCGAAAGTCATGGGCTCAGACATGTTACCCGAGTTATCAGAAACTCTCTGAAACTGGTTCCTGTAACCGGAGCCGACATCGATATGGTGTATGTAATAGCCGCTTACCACGACCTGGGGATGAGCGGTCCGCGTGCCATTCATCATATTACCAGCAGTAAGATTCTGCAGGCAGATTCAAGACTGAAGCGCTGGTTCAATAAAGAACAGATCAAAATCATGAAAGAAGCTGTTGAGGACCATCGGGCTTCATCCAGCCGTCAGCCTCGCAGCATCTATGGCAAGATTGTGGCAGAAGCCGATCGCGATATTGATGTTCACGAAATTTTTCTGCGCGCCATACAGTATGGCAAAGAAAATAATCCAGATGAGGACAAGGAGCTGCAATGGGAGCGCTTCAGCCAGCACATGGACGAAAAATATTCAAGAAACGGATACATCAGGTTATGGATTCCCAACTCCCCTAACGAGAAAGCGCTCAACGAACTGCGCAATATCATAGAGGACAAAACGGAACTGAAAAAATATTTCGAAAAAATATTCGAAGAAAACAGCTAA
- a CDS encoding DUF5103 domain-containing protein, whose product MKLLYTVISLLFLFTYPAWAQQHEIFNQRIRTLQVVGGTNWLSLPVSSLGGEPIHIDFDDMTHEYHRYRYKIEHCDANWNVTSSLFESDYMKGFNGNQIIEDVEQSINTNHPYTHYHLAIPNADCQLTMSGNYRLTVYDDNAENEEEGKMFTACWMITEPQPLVKLKLEATSTTDIDIQKDHQQLKMELDHSQLRITHPNQLNIIVLQNGRWDNAVINPKPDYLSAGKMSWQHVRALIFDAGNEYRKFEFLDTDHPTMGIDAIDWDGSDYQVKVMTDSPRPNYVYDEAAKGSFYIRNSDNVENNNTCEYAQIHFTLKAPKLPGDVFLNADWTYGRFLPEYRMEYDEMTKTYHARLFMKQGYYSYQYLMKMADGSIRLLPSEGNFYQTQNKYNVLVYYRAQSDRTDRLVGYGELK is encoded by the coding sequence ATGAAACTATTATACACTGTCATCTCCCTTCTCTTTCTGTTTACCTATCCTGCCTGGGCGCAGCAGCACGAGATATTCAACCAGCGCATCAGAACCCTACAGGTTGTAGGCGGAACCAACTGGTTATCGCTCCCAGTATCGTCACTGGGCGGAGAACCTATCCACATCGATTTTGACGACATGACGCACGAGTATCACCGATACAGATACAAGATTGAACATTGTGATGCAAACTGGAACGTAACTTCTTCGCTCTTTGAAAGCGACTATATGAAAGGATTCAACGGCAACCAGATTATTGAAGATGTAGAGCAATCCATCAACACCAATCATCCTTATACTCATTATCATCTGGCAATTCCCAATGCCGACTGCCAACTTACCATGAGCGGCAACTACAGACTGACGGTTTATGACGACAATGCGGAAAACGAGGAAGAAGGCAAAATGTTTACAGCCTGCTGGATGATTACAGAGCCTCAGCCATTGGTTAAACTCAAGTTAGAAGCTACTTCAACAACAGATATAGATATCCAGAAGGACCATCAGCAACTGAAAATGGAACTGGACCACAGCCAGCTGAGAATCACTCATCCCAACCAGCTGAACATCATAGTGCTTCAGAACGGAAGATGGGACAATGCCGTCATCAACCCTAAACCCGACTACCTGAGTGCGGGGAAAATGAGTTGGCAGCATGTAAGAGCTCTGATTTTCGATGCGGGCAACGAATACAGAAAGTTTGAATTTCTGGATACCGATCATCCAACCATGGGAATAGACGCTATAGATTGGGATGGAAGCGACTATCAGGTAAAGGTAATGACTGACAGCCCTCGCCCCAATTACGTTTACGATGAAGCTGCCAAAGGTTCGTTTTATATCCGCAACAGCGACAACGTAGAAAACAACAACACCTGCGAATATGCACAGATTCACTTTACCCTGAAAGCTCCAAAACTGCCAGGCGATGTTTTTCTGAACGCAGATTGGACCTACGGCCGTTTCCTCCCCGAATATAGGATGGAATATGATGAAATGACGAAAACCTATCACGCACGTCTCTTCATGAAGCAAGGTTATTACAGTTATCAGTATCTCATGAAGATGGCGGACGGAAGCATCAGGCTGCTCCCATCAGAAGGAAATTTCTACCAGACCCAGAACAAATACAATGTACTGGTTTACTATCGGGCTCAGAGCGACCGCACCGACCGGCTGGTAGGATATGGAGAATTAAAATAA
- a CDS encoding TonB-dependent receptor: protein MAAVALQASAADNERATCSDLSLGMSEKFAEANGLLADSSRVYDIDEVVVVSQPKENFRLRQQPLSSTSFGSYQMQRLGSRDLRELSCYVPNFVMPNYGSRFTNAMYVRGIGSRINSPAVGIYLDGIPVLSKAAFNLHHYQTSRIDILRGPQGTLYGQNSEGGLVRIYSRDAYDSKGTYVNLGLGSHFYRNVEAAHYMKLSPRIALGVAAFYDGQKGFFHRAGTSDYADNYDEAGGKFNLKFRFDRGWSMDLLANYQFVYQHAFPYGQLDLNSGKAALPNTTFPGLYRRNILLSGVNLRHEGVKWDFASTTSYQFLDDNMKMDQDYLPGDYLSLQQDQLQNSITQEFTFKSRQPFFGFWHLTQGAFFSHVWLKTNGPVKFGSALTKPIGNVIQQQMQQAMLDKGMPPAIVNGISVNVDMGAPGLFHTPQSNLGLYHESTFDLSSRLKATLGLRYDFMHTSIHYDTYAYMAMTAKVMGKEATRTLRSILDRKTSDDYNQLLPKFGLSYKLDEQGSNVYATVSKGYRAGGYNIQMFSDILQTELKANSQKAMQHDYDVPHTDEDYDRVNQTIAFKPETSWNYEVGTHLNLFDHRLHFDLSAFYMQVRNQQLSVMAGTYGFGRMMVNAGKSHSCGIEAALKGQAFDGAFDWGVNYGFTRAVFDEYTDGEGDKAVNYKDKKVPYVPQHTIAAMADYHLGQFTFGLNMNAQGKTYWDNANTYSQKMYFVMGAHCDIDFSKMSISIWGKNLTDTNYNTFAVDNAATGKKLYFAQRGNPFQCGVDLKFHF from the coding sequence TTGGCAGCAGTAGCGTTGCAGGCTAGTGCTGCGGATAACGAAAGGGCTACTTGCTCTGACCTGTCATTGGGTATGAGTGAAAAGTTTGCAGAAGCTAACGGCTTGCTGGCTGATAGCAGCCGAGTTTATGACATTGATGAAGTTGTGGTTGTTTCGCAGCCTAAGGAGAATTTCCGTCTTCGTCAACAGCCTCTCAGCAGCACTTCCTTTGGTTCTTATCAGATGCAGCGATTGGGTTCTCGCGATTTGCGTGAACTTTCCTGCTATGTTCCTAACTTCGTTATGCCCAACTATGGCTCGCGTTTTACCAACGCCATGTATGTGCGCGGTATTGGAAGTCGTATCAACAGTCCGGCTGTAGGAATTTATCTTGACGGAATTCCAGTGTTGAGCAAGGCTGCTTTCAATCTTCACCATTATCAGACCAGCCGTATAGATATTCTCCGTGGTCCACAGGGAACACTCTATGGTCAGAATTCTGAAGGTGGTTTGGTGCGCATCTATTCACGCGATGCTTATGATAGCAAGGGCACCTACGTTAATCTGGGATTGGGTTCTCATTTCTATCGTAATGTAGAAGCGGCTCATTATATGAAGCTTTCACCTCGTATCGCATTAGGGGTAGCTGCTTTCTATGATGGGCAGAAGGGATTCTTCCATCGTGCAGGAACCAGTGATTATGCCGATAATTATGATGAGGCAGGCGGTAAGTTTAATCTTAAGTTCCGTTTTGATAGAGGATGGAGCATGGATTTGCTAGCCAATTACCAATTTGTCTATCAGCATGCATTTCCTTATGGCCAGTTGGATTTAAACAGTGGCAAGGCTGCATTGCCAAATACTACATTCCCTGGGCTTTATCGCCGCAACATACTGCTTTCGGGTGTCAATCTTCGTCATGAAGGAGTGAAATGGGATTTTGCTTCTACTACCAGCTATCAGTTCCTTGATGACAATATGAAGATGGATCAGGATTATCTTCCTGGAGATTATTTGAGCTTGCAGCAAGACCAGTTGCAGAATTCTATCACTCAGGAGTTCACATTTAAGAGTCGTCAGCCTTTCTTCGGTTTCTGGCATCTTACCCAGGGTGCATTCTTCTCCCATGTGTGGTTGAAGACAAATGGTCCTGTAAAATTCGGTTCAGCATTGACGAAGCCTATCGGTAACGTTATTCAGCAGCAGATGCAGCAGGCTATGCTGGATAAGGGGATGCCTCCGGCAATAGTTAATGGGATTTCGGTCAATGTAGATATGGGAGCTCCGGGGTTGTTCCATACTCCTCAGAGCAATTTGGGTCTCTATCACGAGAGTACGTTTGATCTTTCTTCCCGTCTGAAAGCAACGCTTGGTTTGCGTTACGATTTCATGCATACAAGTATTCATTATGATACTTATGCTTATATGGCGATGACAGCTAAGGTGATGGGCAAGGAGGCTACTCGTACTTTGCGCTCTATACTCGACCGCAAAACGAGTGATGATTACAACCAGCTCCTGCCAAAATTTGGCTTAAGTTACAAGCTTGATGAGCAGGGTAGCAATGTTTATGCCACGGTGAGCAAGGGCTATCGTGCAGGCGGTTATAATATCCAGATGTTCAGTGACATCTTGCAGACCGAACTGAAAGCTAATAGTCAGAAGGCGATGCAACACGATTATGACGTTCCTCATACCGATGAAGATTATGATAGGGTGAACCAGACTATTGCCTTTAAGCCGGAAACCTCATGGAATTATGAGGTAGGAACGCATCTCAATCTTTTCGATCATCGTCTTCATTTCGATTTGAGTGCCTTCTATATGCAGGTTCGCAATCAGCAACTCTCTGTGATGGCAGGAACCTATGGCTTTGGTCGAATGATGGTTAATGCAGGTAAGAGTCACAGTTGTGGTATTGAAGCCGCGCTCAAGGGTCAGGCTTTCGACGGTGCTTTTGATTGGGGTGTAAACTATGGTTTTACACGCGCCGTATTTGATGAATATACTGATGGTGAGGGTGATAAGGCAGTGAATTATAAGGACAAGAAGGTTCCTTATGTTCCCCAGCATACGATAGCAGCCATGGCTGACTATCATTTAGGACAGTTTACCTTCGGATTGAACATGAATGCGCAGGGCAAGACTTATTGGGATAATGCCAATACCTACAGCCAGAAGATGTATTTCGTGATGGGTGCGCATTGTGATATTGATTTCAGCAAGATGAGCATCAGTATCTGGGGTAAGAACCTCACAGATACTAATTACAATACCTTTGCTGTTGATAATGCAGCAACAGGAAAGAAACTGTATTTTGCCCAGCGTGGCAATCCTTTCCAATGTGGTGTTGATCTGAAATTCCACTTTTAG
- the metA gene encoding homoserine O-acetyltransferase MetA — protein sequence MPLRLPDKLPAIELLKHENIFVMDESRAHKQEIRPLKICVLNLMPLKITTETDLVRLLSNTPLQLEVYFMKLKSHTPKNTPIEHMMMFYKDFQELSKQKFDGMIVTGAPIETMAYEEVEYWPEIKEIFDWARTHVTSTLYICWGAQAGLYHFYGVPKYPLEKKMFGIFKQKPLDLSQPIFRGFDDIFNMPHSRHTEVRREDIEKVPGLDIIAESPESGVSIVMARNGREFFVTGHLEYAPNTLDKEYKRDMGKRDDVELPKNYYYHDDPNEEPLVTWRAHANLFYSNWINYYVYQETPYNIDEIS from the coding sequence ATGCCGTTAAGATTACCAGATAAGCTTCCAGCTATCGAACTGCTGAAGCATGAGAATATATTCGTGATGGACGAAAGTCGTGCGCATAAACAGGAGATTCGTCCGTTGAAAATCTGTGTGCTCAATTTGATGCCCCTCAAGATTACGACAGAGACGGATCTCGTTCGTCTTTTGTCGAATACTCCTCTTCAGTTAGAGGTTTATTTCATGAAGTTGAAAAGTCACACGCCAAAGAATACTCCAATAGAGCACATGATGATGTTCTACAAGGATTTTCAGGAACTTTCCAAACAGAAGTTTGATGGAATGATAGTTACCGGTGCTCCTATCGAAACGATGGCTTATGAGGAGGTAGAATATTGGCCTGAAATCAAAGAGATTTTTGATTGGGCCCGTACCCATGTTACTTCAACACTCTATATCTGCTGGGGTGCCCAGGCTGGTCTTTATCATTTCTATGGTGTTCCTAAGTATCCTTTAGAGAAGAAGATGTTTGGTATTTTTAAGCAGAAGCCTCTCGATTTGTCTCAGCCAATCTTCCGCGGTTTCGATGATATCTTTAATATGCCTCATAGTCGCCATACGGAGGTAAGACGTGAGGATATTGAAAAAGTGCCAGGACTTGACATCATTGCCGAATCGCCTGAAAGCGGTGTCAGCATTGTGATGGCCAGAAACGGCCGCGAATTCTTTGTGACGGGTCATCTTGAGTATGCGCCAAACACGCTGGATAAGGAATATAAGCGTGATATGGGCAAGCGTGATGATGTAGAACTGCCAAAAAATTATTATTATCATGACGATCCGAACGAAGAACCTCTGGTGACATGGCGTGCTCATGCCAACCTCTTCTATAGTAATTGGATCAACTATTATGTTTATCAGGAGACTCCTTACAATATTGACGAAATCAGTTAA
- the menA gene encoding 1,4-dihydroxy-2-naphthoate octaprenyltransferase, which yields MIETNSIKAWYLAARPKTLTAAAVPVLLGIALAHKDAQQIQTLPALLCLLFAWVMQIDSNLVNDYFDFKHGNDDETRLGPKRACAEGWVTLGAMKWGIILTTFLGCAIGLPLVLFGGWEMVIVGICCVVFCFLYTTCLSYLGMGDLLVLLFFGIVPVCCTYYLAMPEPIQGVSMEAVLVSVACGLVVDTLLILNNYRDHDNDLRAGKKTLVVHIGKKNAERLYCALGNLGIITIIGVTTYGVFQHEASSMFLPLAALYIILHNRTYMEMKKIGEGRELNKILGKTALNIFCFGIVSSLIIIGMAN from the coding sequence ATGATAGAAACAAATTCTATAAAAGCATGGTATCTAGCCGCTCGCCCGAAGACTCTGACGGCGGCGGCTGTTCCTGTTTTATTGGGTATTGCGCTGGCTCATAAAGACGCTCAGCAGATACAGACATTGCCAGCCCTACTCTGCCTGCTCTTTGCATGGGTGATGCAGATAGACAGCAATCTGGTGAATGATTATTTCGACTTCAAACATGGTAATGACGACGAAACCCGGCTGGGACCGAAACGTGCCTGCGCTGAAGGCTGGGTAACATTGGGAGCCATGAAATGGGGAATCATCCTCACTACTTTTCTGGGCTGCGCCATAGGTCTTCCGCTGGTTCTTTTCGGAGGTTGGGAAATGGTTATCGTAGGCATCTGTTGCGTAGTCTTCTGTTTTCTCTATACTACCTGTCTCAGCTATCTGGGCATGGGCGACCTTCTGGTACTGCTCTTCTTCGGCATTGTACCCGTATGCTGCACATACTATCTCGCAATGCCCGAACCCATTCAGGGAGTAAGCATGGAAGCGGTTCTCGTATCTGTAGCCTGCGGACTGGTAGTTGATACGCTGCTCATTCTGAACAATTACCGCGATCATGACAACGACCTGAGAGCCGGCAAGAAGACCCTTGTGGTTCACATAGGAAAGAAGAATGCCGAGCGGTTATACTGCGCATTGGGCAATCTGGGCATCATTACCATAATAGGTGTAACTACCTACGGAGTATTTCAGCATGAAGCCAGCAGCATGTTCCTGCCGCTTGCAGCACTCTATATCATTCTGCACAACAGAACCTATATGGAGATGAAAAAGATAGGCGAAGGCAGAGAACTGAACAAAATTCTAGGCAAAACAGCTCTGAACATCTTCTGTTTCGGCATTGTATCATCCCTGATCATTATCGGAATGGCTAATTGA
- a CDS encoding TolC family protein translates to MNASFKNMAVALFIMSAPIAVQAKQWSLQDCISYALANNIQLQKTQLTKASAQEDYLQSKSALLPSLSASTNQSVNYTPWVSNGISGEGFSKASIDKVYYNGSYSVMGNYTIWNGNKNRNQVKLNKLAKEAAQLDSTAQALNLQEQIAQLYVQILYSTEAINVNKESYQSSVQNEERGKEMVKIGKMSQADLAQLTAQRAQDEFNIVQAESNVKNYKRQLKELLQITSEEAFDIAIPSTTDQMALASIPGMNSVYTAALQNRPEFLSYQNKLDQNDLNIKIAKVGKLPTISANAGATTSTTSMNKNGWGSQIKTNFSLGGGIGVSIPLFDNRQTKTSVNKALIQRESILLDIKNEQTKLYSTIENYWLQANTNQSQFKAAKVSSESAQTSYDLLSEQFKLGLKNIVELRTGKDNLLKAKQNELQAKYLTILNINMLKFYQNGRI, encoded by the coding sequence ATGAACGCAAGTTTTAAAAACATGGCGGTAGCGCTGTTCATCATGTCGGCTCCTATCGCTGTACAAGCTAAGCAATGGTCACTGCAGGATTGTATCAGTTACGCACTGGCTAACAACATTCAACTGCAGAAGACTCAACTAACAAAAGCTTCAGCTCAGGAGGACTATCTGCAATCAAAGTCAGCGCTTCTGCCATCGCTCTCTGCCAGCACCAATCAAAGTGTAAACTATACGCCTTGGGTTTCTAATGGAATCAGCGGAGAAGGTTTCAGCAAAGCTTCCATCGACAAGGTATATTACAATGGCAGCTATAGCGTGATGGGCAATTACACGATTTGGAACGGAAACAAAAACAGAAATCAGGTGAAACTGAACAAGCTGGCAAAGGAAGCGGCACAACTCGATTCGACAGCACAAGCCCTCAACCTGCAAGAACAGATAGCTCAACTTTACGTACAGATACTCTACTCTACAGAGGCTATCAACGTAAACAAAGAAAGTTATCAGTCGAGTGTTCAAAACGAAGAGCGTGGTAAGGAAATGGTAAAAATTGGCAAGATGAGCCAAGCAGACTTAGCACAACTTACAGCACAGAGAGCACAAGATGAGTTTAACATCGTGCAGGCTGAAAGTAACGTTAAAAACTATAAACGACAGTTGAAGGAACTCCTGCAGATTACCAGTGAAGAAGCTTTCGACATCGCTATTCCAAGCACAACTGACCAGATGGCTCTGGCCTCTATCCCAGGAATGAACAGTGTCTATACAGCTGCGCTTCAGAATCGCCCTGAGTTTTTGAGCTATCAAAACAAACTCGACCAGAACGATCTGAATATCAAGATTGCAAAGGTAGGAAAGTTGCCAACCATCAGCGCAAATGCAGGAGCTACGACCAGCACCACATCCATGAACAAAAACGGTTGGGGCAGTCAGATAAAAACCAACTTCAGCCTGGGTGGTGGAATCGGTGTCAGTATTCCTCTCTTTGATAACCGACAGACCAAGACTTCTGTCAATAAAGCACTCATTCAGCGTGAAAGCATCTTGCTCGATATAAAGAATGAGCAAACTAAGCTCTACTCTACTATCGAAAACTATTGGTTGCAGGCTAATACAAACCAAAGCCAGTTTAAGGCTGCCAAGGTGAGCAGCGAGAGTGCCCAAACAAGCTACGATCTGTTAAGTGAGCAGTTTAAACTGGGATTAAAGAACATCGTAGAATTGAGAACTGGCAAAGACAATCTTCTGAAGGCTAAGCAGAACGAACTTCAGGCAAAGTATCTTACCATTCTGAATATCAACATGTTGAAATTCTATCAAAACGGCAGAATCTAA